One stretch of Caloenas nicobarica isolate bCalNic1 chromosome 26, bCalNic1.hap1, whole genome shotgun sequence DNA includes these proteins:
- the TMEM218 gene encoding transmembrane protein 218 isoform X1, whose product MAGTVLGVGPGVLALQLLWGLALLLCLGLTRAAGRARFAVVPVALGAAALSAALLLFPREDERPAAAAAEEIVDTFFIGRFVLLAAMSLVFLGCLFLLLIYHLMEPVYAKPLRSS is encoded by the exons ATGGCGGGCACGGTGCTGGGCGTGGGGCCGGGAGTGCTGgcgctgcagctgctctggggcctggcgctgctgctctgcctggggctCACCCGCGCTGCCGGCCGGGCCCG GTTCGCCGTGGTGCCGGTGGCGCTGGGAGCCGCCGCGCTCAGCGCCGCGCTGCTGCTCTTCCCCCGGGAGGACGAGCGaccggccgcggccgccgccgagGAG atcGTGGACACCTTCTTCATCGGCCGCTTCGTCCTCCTGGCTGCGATGAGCCTGGTTTTCCTCGGCTGCCTGTTCCTGCTCCTGATTTACCACCTCATGGAGCCGGTGTACGCCAAGCCCCTCCGCAGCAGCTAG
- the TMEM218 gene encoding transmembrane protein 218 isoform X2, whose amino-acid sequence MAGTVLGVGPGVLALQLLWGLALLLCLGLTRAAGRARFAVVPVALGAAALSAALLLFPREDERPAAAAAEEVGSETKSSVFAPGRPTEMESLFYFFPIFNWTGPARTINNT is encoded by the exons ATGGCGGGCACGGTGCTGGGCGTGGGGCCGGGAGTGCTGgcgctgcagctgctctggggcctggcgctgctgctctgcctggggctCACCCGCGCTGCCGGCCGGGCCCG GTTCGCCGTGGTGCCGGTGGCGCTGGGAGCCGCCGCGCTCAGCGCCGCGCTGCTGCTCTTCCCCCGGGAGGACGAGCGaccggccgcggccgccgccgagGAG GTTGGGAGCGAGACGAAGAGCAGCGTGTTTGCGCCTGGGAGGccaacagaaatggaaagcttattttatttttttccgaTCTTCAATTGGACTGGACCTGCCCGGACTATCAATAATACATGA